In Populus alba chromosome 9, ASM523922v2, whole genome shotgun sequence, a genomic segment contains:
- the LOC118035167 gene encoding 17.3 kDa class I heat shock protein, producing the protein MAMIPSFFNNRSRDIIFDPFFSFDPFKDFPFPSSSLIPRENSAFVNTRIDWKETPEAHVFKADLPGLKKEEVKVEIEDDRVLQISGERNVEKEDKSDTWHRVERSSGKFLRRFKLPENAKIDQVKAGLENGVLTVTVPKEEVKKPDVKKAIEISG; encoded by the coding sequence ATGGCAATGATTCCAAGCTTCTTCAACAACCGATCACGAGACATCATCTTCgaccctttcttttctttcgatCCATTTAAGGACTTCCCTTTCCCTTCTTCTTCCCTCATCCCTCGTGAGAATTCAGCTTTCGTTAACACTCGCATTGACTGGAAAGAGACCCCAGAGGCCCATGTCTTCAAAGCTGATCTCCCGGGGCTTAAAAAGGAGGAAGTGAAAGTCGAGATTGAAGATGACAGGGTGCTTCAAATTAGCGGGGAGAGGAACGTGGAGAAGGAAGACAAGAGTGATACATGGCATCGTGTTGAACGCAGCAGTGGCAAGTTCTTGAGAAGGTTCAAGCTGCCTGAGAATGCCAAGATAGATCAAGTCAAGGCTGGTTTGGAGAATGGGGTGCTTACTGTTACTGTGCCGAAGGAGGAAGTCAAGAAACCTGATGTCAAGAAAGCTATTGAAATCTCCGGCTGA